GGTCAGCTCGATCGCATAGGGCGGGGCATGGCGCTGCAGCTCGGTGGTCGTGGTGGAGCCGTCCCGCGCGCGCGAAACGATCGTGTGCACCGAACCGGGGATAGCCTCGCCCGTGCCGCGAATCGCCTTCACGTCGGCGTTGTATTTCACGTTCACGCCAAGCTCGGTGGTCCGCCGGTTCCACTTGTCGAGGATGTCCTCCTTCTTGCCGGCGTCGAACTCCTGGTCGGAACGCAGGATCAGCTGCGATGGCGTGGCCATCACGTGCTTGCCCTTCTGGTACTTGAAGATCGTGTCGGACAGATGGTCCGACTTTTCGAGCAGCACATGCTTCAGCCCGAGCTGCGCGGCGCGGCTGGCCGCGCTCATGCCCGCCGGGCCGGAGCCGATGATCGCAACTTTGAAGACTTCGCTCACCGGTGTGCGTCCCCCGCAACACGAAAGCGGACCTCTGCGGGTTCCTGCTTTCCATCAACCGATTTGCGACCCCTGTTCGCGCGGACATTAGCGGATGAACCGGGCTTTGCCACCCGCAAATTCGCGCTGCCGCACACAAGGGGGCGGACACGGGCGCGTGCAAGGACATGCAAGGCCCCCGGTCGGGGAACCCGCCCTCGCCGCGCGCCGCCTTGCAACATGGTGCGCGAGCGCGATATGCGGTTGCAGCGCAAGAACGCCGCAAGGAGATTTCGATGACCGAGGCCGAGCAGTCTCCTTCCGCAAGTCCCGCCCTCGAAAGCCCGGCTCCGCAGGCCGCGGGCGGGGCGGGCTGGTTGGGCAGGGTGCTTCTCGCGGGCGCGGCGGTCATGGCCATCGCGGCGGCGGGCGTCGCCATCTATCGCGGGCAGAAGCAGGAGACCGCGGTGGTCGCGCCGGCGACGGCCGATGCCAGCCAGGCGCCTTCGGTCGACGATGTGATCGCCAAGCTCGAGGCCAAGCTGAAGGCCGATCCGGAAAATGCCGAAGGCTGGCGCATGCTGGGCTGGTCCTATTTCCAGACCGAACGCTATGCCGAAGCCGCGACCGCGCTGAAGAAGGCGACCCGGCTCGATCCCGATCACGCAGAAACCTTCTCCTTCCTGGGCGAGGCGCTGGTGCTGGCGAGCGACAGCGAGGGGCGGATACCCCCCGATGCGCAGGCCGCATTCGACCGCGCGCTGCAACTCGATCCCAAGGATGCGCGGGCGCGCTACTTCAAGGCGGTGGCGATGGACCTTTCGGGCCAGCACCGCCGCGCGATCGACATGTGGTTCGACCTGCTGGCGGATACCCCGTCCGACGCGCCCTATGCGGACGATATCCGCGACGTGATCCGCAACGTGGGCCAGAAGTACAAGATCGACGTGGACAAGCGGCTGGCCGAAGCGCGCTTCGCCGCGCCGGCGGCCGGCATGGTTACCGACGGTGCGCAAAAGGCGGCCTCCGGCATTCCCGGCCCGACGGGCGACGAAATGAAGGCCGCCGCCGGCCTGCCCAAGGGGCAGCAGGAGGCGATGGTGCGCGGCATGGTCGACGGGCTGGAGGCGAAGCTCGCGCAGAATCCCGGCAATCCCGATGGCTGGATCATGCTGATGCGCAGCCGCATGCAGCTGGGCGAACCGGGCAAGGCCGGCAAGGCGCTGCAGGATGGCCTGGCCGCGTTCCGCAACGATCAGGCGACCAGCCGCCGGCTGCGCGAGGCCGCCGCCACCCTGGCGGTTCCCGGCGCCTGACCGCCGGCGGCGGTTTCCGCCCGCCCCATGGTTCCCAGCGCCTGTTGAAAACCCGCGCGACTCGCCGCGATTGCGGCATTTACGCGAAATTAACCTTTAATGTTCATTGGTCCTATGGTTAATGTCGGACAAGAGCGTTTGACGAGGGATTAACGCTGCCATCCTGTTATGGCGAGAAGGGGCGGTTGTATGCGTGTGCTGCTGATCGAGGACGAGCCGACCACGGCCAAGGCCATCGAGCTGATGCTTTCGGCCGAAGGTTTCAACGTCTATTCAACCGATCTCGGGGAAGAAGGCCTCGATCTCGGCAAGCTCTATGATTACGATATCATCCTTCTGGACCTCAACCTGCCGGACATGCACGGCTACGATGTCCTCAAGAAGCTGCGCGTCGCCAAGGTGCAGACGCCGGTTCTCATTCTCTCCGGCATTTCGGAAATGGATTCGAAGGTGCGCAGCTTCGGCTTCGGCGCCGACGACTACGTGACCAAGCCTTTCCACCGCGAGGAACTGATCGCCCGCATCCACGCGGTCGTGCGCCGTTCCAAGGGCCATTCGCAATCGGTCATCCGCACCGGCAAGCTTTCGGTCAACCTCGATGCCAAGACGGTGGAGGTCGATAAC
The Novosphingobium sp. EMRT-2 genome window above contains:
- a CDS encoding tetratricopeptide repeat protein; this encodes MTEAEQSPSASPALESPAPQAAGGAGWLGRVLLAGAAVMAIAAAGVAIYRGQKQETAVVAPATADASQAPSVDDVIAKLEAKLKADPENAEGWRMLGWSYFQTERYAEAATALKKATRLDPDHAETFSFLGEALVLASDSEGRIPPDAQAAFDRALQLDPKDARARYFKAVAMDLSGQHRRAIDMWFDLLADTPSDAPYADDIRDVIRNVGQKYKIDVDKRLAEARFAAPAAGMVTDGAQKAASGIPGPTGDEMKAAAGLPKGQQEAMVRGMVDGLEAKLAQNPGNPDGWIMLMRSRMQLGEPGKAGKALQDGLAAFRNDQATSRRLREAAATLAVPGA
- the ctrA gene encoding response regulator transcription factor CtrA; protein product: MRVLLIEDEPTTAKAIELMLSAEGFNVYSTDLGEEGLDLGKLYDYDIILLDLNLPDMHGYDVLKKLRVAKVQTPVLILSGISEMDSKVRSFGFGADDYVTKPFHREELIARIHAVVRRSKGHSQSVIRTGKLSVNLDAKTVEVDNARVHLTGKEYAMLELLSLRKGTTLTKEMFLNHLYGGMDEPELKIIDVFICKLRKKLAHACGGDNYIETVWGRGYVLRDPDDKLDVEAA